One Chryseobacterium geocarposphaerae DNA window includes the following coding sequences:
- the kduI gene encoding 5-dehydro-4-deoxy-D-glucuronate isomerase, which produces MSQSEFRYAHHPEDVKKYTTEELRREFLINDLFNEDKIKLVYSMYDRLIVGGIMPSTQALKLEPTDDLKAQYFLDRRELGIINVGGTGKVTVDGEVYELGNKEALYIGKGAKEVVFEKTGDAQPYFYINSAPAHHTYPNKKITKNEAEIVELGEEKYANKRTINKLIVNSVLETCQLQMGMTELHPGSVWNTMPAHTHTRRMEAYFYFDLEEGQTVSHFMGQPHETRHIFMTNRQAVLSPEWSIHSGVGTSNYTFIWGMAGENMDYGDMDGIKTNELK; this is translated from the coding sequence ATGTCACAATCAGAATTTCGTTACGCCCATCATCCTGAAGATGTAAAAAAATATACAACTGAAGAGCTGAGAAGGGAGTTTCTAATCAATGATTTATTTAATGAGGATAAGATAAAATTAGTTTATTCTATGTATGACAGGCTTATTGTAGGAGGTATCATGCCTTCGACACAGGCTTTAAAACTGGAACCTACAGACGATTTGAAAGCTCAGTATTTCCTTGACAGAAGAGAATTGGGGATCATCAACGTTGGGGGCACAGGAAAAGTTACAGTAGATGGAGAAGTATATGAGCTTGGAAACAAAGAGGCTTTATATATTGGTAAAGGAGCAAAAGAAGTTGTTTTTGAGAAAACAGGTGATGCACAGCCTTATTTTTACATCAACTCTGCTCCGGCGCACCATACTTATCCAAACAAAAAGATCACGAAGAACGAAGCTGAAATTGTAGAGCTTGGTGAAGAAAAATACGCAAACAAGCGCACCATCAATAAACTGATTGTAAATTCGGTATTAGAAACATGCCAGCTTCAAATGGGAATGACGGAACTTCATCCGGGAAGCGTTTGGAACACGATGCCTGCACATACTCACACAAGAAGAATGGAAGCCTATTTTTATTTCGACCTGGAAGAAGGACAGACGGTGAGTCACTTTATGGGGCAGCCTCATGAAACACGTCATATTTTTATGACCAACAGACAGGCGGTACTGTCTCCGGAATGGTCGATCCACTCAGGAGTCGGAACTTCCAATTATACTTTTATCTGGGGTATGGCCGGGGAAAATATGGACTACGGCGATATGGATGGTATCAAAACTAACGAACTAAAGTAA